Within the Periophthalmus magnuspinnatus isolate fPerMag1 chromosome 7, fPerMag1.2.pri, whole genome shotgun sequence genome, the region ATGTCACATTTCATAATTTCTGACTGGTTTAAACTTATCTGCCATATAGATATTTGGCATTTGAAATAAACCAAGAGATAATTTTGTCTTGAAACTTAGATTGTAAATAATTGTAGCTgcacactgtaaaaacaaataatagcAGTAGAATAATATTTGAAATTAATTGACTTAAAGGTACCATGTAATTTGACTGGCCGACCCGCCCTCGTTGCATTCTCACGcttgcagatggtagctttaagtatATTATAGCTCAAGTATTTTgaattttcaatttaaaaaatctaaaaaaaattaaataaaaaaagaaattctGCCAATAGAATATGACATCATTGCTAATTTCAAGagcaattaataataataaaaaaaaaaacataaaaacagacattaaTTAATCGAGAACTTAAATCCAGTCAGAATCTACTGAAACCACCGTCGTATTTGAGAtctatttattaaaaaacagcCAAACCAGCTCAAACCCACACTACTCTCTACCCTCAGGTGGCTCCCTCTGGTGGACACTCGTTGGGCAGAGTTCATACGGTGGTGACCCTCATCACCACCTCTCGATTGGCCCCTGCTCCGAGCCTCGTGTCCTGGGGTCGGAGCTGGCTCAGGATGTGGAGGATGGTGTAACCACAGTGGTGATCCAGGATAGTCCttagcctcctcctcctcctttgccCCCCGCTGCTGCCCCCCAGACCGGACCCCAGGGTGCCGCTCCGCCCGCCCCTCGCCCCACCCTTTCCCCCTGAGCTCAGGGGGTCCCCCAGGTCCTTGGACTTCTCATAGTTCAGGACTTTCCATTGTTGGTTCACAGCCTGCCAGCGCTTAAAGATCCTGTACACGGAGGAGCCCTCGTGAATGATCAggcctgaggagagagagaaacagagggggggtggaagagagggagagaggggggagaacaagaggagagagagaggcaccgAGAACGAGAGGGAGATGGAAAGGGCAAAAGAGTTAGAGGGttgggggaggagaaagggagggagatggacaaaaagagggaggaagagagagtgagggagagaggcaagggggagggaggggagagagagggagttcAGTTTGAGCTGTTTTTATACTTAAAGATACAGTGTGTGATTTTCTGAAGTTGGCACgacagaaacagaaagagacaacttttatgctatactgtggaatattatagccaaagaaacaacatttccatggaaacaagcgagAGGAGGCCCTCTTCCAGGCCATacaggagtcaggtttgtggagatgcaagcccgctgagagtttttcagtgcaataaacaaaactaaattgaaaaaaaatttgtagtagtaaaaaaatttgtttgtaactttttaggaaaaaatactatggctttaagattaaaatctaaatcatatctgaattaTACTTTTAATCATAAGGCTGATTCAGGGATTCAGAAAAGGTCTGGAGTGGCTAAAGCTAAAGGTAGTGTAAACACATAACTACATCAGGTTTATCGTCAGctttttctacatttatttcactCTGTGCCTCTGCCACGTTTTAACCTCACTTTATGTAATGCTTGGCTAACGTTCAATGTATGAAAATATGGAGCTAAAATATGTAGTCCCCAATGACCCCTCACACCGCCGGTACCTTAGACAGCGGAGACACTTGAGACTGAAAAAGTCCTAGGTTCTAGCAGAGTCTATCAGCACCACCTACTGTATTTTATGAATCTGTAGAACACTAAACTCACGTGTCAGCTGTGTTGAGTGTAACAGTGCATTTGTACCTATGCAGACGATGTCCATGAAGCCGTACATGCCGTAGCAGATCTGGAAGAGCAGGTCCTGTCTCTGCCATTTGGCCGAGGGGCTGAGGGACGACCAGATGAGCCACGAGATGCTGGCGATGAGGAACAGAGAACCCAGGATGATGGCTGCGATCTGCACCTTCTCAATCACCGTCAGGGAGATGGCCTGCCACTGGGGGGCAGTGGAGAGCAGGGAGATTTAAAGGAGATAtggggatgaggagaggagagcagaggagaggaggagcaggggagggggaggagttaTAGGAgaaatattatgctttttttcatgtattttgtattaaactataacatgttGACATTATATTACATGTAGTTCATTGTTTACTCCTGCATTGGTCCAAAACAGCTTAAAGGAATTGTATGTAAgatattcattttaaatttcataaacatggtCTGTCTGTGTTCCCAGATCAATatcaaataaagcttttactGATGAcgaaaacattggacatgatggtaaagttatttatgttataatttggtgtttttgttcaaGACagtttatccaatcagaaagcaggttaaggctctggacacacagggatgGGATTTTAGTACAAaagtaagagcacaggctacagttcctttaataatagaaacaggtccatccTGTTGAAACGTCTTCATAGTGGCATCTCACTGcagcacattttaatttacatgttttagtgTTGAAATGGCTTTGTGATGTTTCTGAACATGTATGAACCAAAGTCATGATTTTTACATGATTtgcaagtacagagcagtggagtgcgagcatgaatcactcaaatacaactgtgagtaagttaatgatgaggaaacactgcTGTAGCATTCAGTCCTGCAAGAACAACGTCTGAAACAATACGGCAATTTGGAAACAAAGGGCAAAATTATTTATCTACAGGTTTGTCAAAGTAAGTACCAGATACTcacttgagcaggtattgacactaaaaaaaagtcccattcacaggacagaaattaacctttcctgaaaatctttagactgatcttgaactgtatctTTCAGTTtcagtataagacacatagactagtgtacacccatggaccactatgaacctactggacactgagggattacacatcccacatgggaatagaaagcaaattatttccatttattgtcaataatcacattctagtgtgttttttttattatcatcattgtggtatcgaaatTGGTATTATTactgagtctgttccttagtagcGACATGGAGTTTGAATGTTTGGTACTGTGacacactgtttatatataagAGAATAGCCCTCGTTATGATGGGCCTATAGtacttgttttgatttgagttTTAGGCTCCGATTCACAtgttgtggtgtttgtgttgatCCAAATAGGACACAGTCTGAGTCACTGGGACTGGGCTCTGGTACAGACCgagcctgtgtctgtgtctggatCAGAGAATAACATTAGACTCTGCTGTGAGAGGAATCACGTGTAAATAACTGTTCTGTACAtctgtgtttctcaaactgtgggacaCGAGCCCCTTCAGGCCGTACATGGACAgatcttcagtttgtgggtttggaTAAATCATTTTATCaattttttgtcctcctttggataattttatgtttagaattacagtggaaatgatgtagtccacttttaaacctggtttagtcctagattagacctggaatagacctgtttagacctggtttagttctggtggtaCTCGGAAGGTCAAATCTTTTTTTGATGTAAATCATTTGAGAATAATCAAATAGGGGTTAAAGTTTCACTGTGTATCTTtactggaggagggtctgaaatCAGCTTGTCTCCTATGGAGAGGTTCTTGCATTGTCTGGAAAGTTCCATAGAATGACATTAACATTCTCATTCTCCATGGTAATAAGCAGGTGCTTCACAGTCAGGTCTCTGGTTctactcatagactgtatatataaatggacatagttaacctgctgcCATGTTCTAAATAGGACGTGATCATGGACGcttctggctctggctccaattcactttacattggaaaagtGTCAGCCCCtaattgctgcagtgagtctcgtcatgttggtcttaaaatgttcgtattacgcccctctacatgattctgggttctttattttactatttagtCCATaagtcaaaatataaacatcaataacagataaatcaacagtttttttccccaaggtcgctcctgcaaacaacaacttttattgacagagttgctaagtgcccactctctgctaaaccagcggtgtgggcgggttTAGGATCTGGAgatgacaggtttaacccacagacactgaaggatgggtcaaatgcaaaggacaattATTCCTGTTTTCTCTCCACTGTACTGTGTCCTTTGCCCCATCTTTCagtgggttaaacctgtcaggagcagtgggacccatctcctgATCTAGAGCTAGTTTCGGTCAGGACAACCTACTGAGCATTTTTTAAGAGCTCATGGAGGAGACtacaaatatgcaaactccacaaaataatgctcctctcttcctccaacCAGgtaccttcttgctgtgaaatGAGAGTGCTTACCTCTAAATACACACTAATATTCAGAATTCAGATCATTTTAACTCACTGTAATTTTTCTTTGCGTGGTGCAGTACGATGGCAGATGTAATGCCTACTCCCACATGTAGGGGGCGGTGTGGTACAGTGACAGGTGCAGTACACAGACTTACCTGCAGGGGGTTCTTGGTGCTGATGGCCAGAACCTGGTATTTGAAGTAGCAGAGCTCACAACTCCAAGAGCCTCTCTCACTGATCCACCTGATCAGACATGGCTGATGTGTGCAGCGAACAGAGCCGTCACAGCGACACGGGCTCAGCagctccccctacaggacacaAGAGAGAACAACACTTTTACTATACAGAAACACGGGCTCAGCagctccccctacaggacacaAGAGAGAACAACACTTTTACTATACAGAAACACGGGCTCAGCagctccccctacaggacaACACTTTTACTTCAGAGACCCAAGTGCAGCAGCTCCTCCTACAGGACACAAGAGGGAACAAAACTTTACAGAGGAGGGAATCCACTTCTATGGGCTATTGActgtaaaacatatttagatcaacatattagcttttgttgttttgaaaatcatatcttcgccaaaaacaacatattgaaaTGTTCAAGTAGTCTCGAGTCTTAGCCCTTTGCtacgtcactcccccttcagagcgctatcacaacacaatcagctgcatcccactaatgaaactaccgcacatcacatcaggtttgtcaagttgcttcgtacagttttgtatcatttttttgtatatttatggagaattgttgtgtgggagtgtggatgacgtaggcttgtgggcggagcattgcacagaatcttacaactaacctaaaatactgaaacatgcgtggatgacatctaaaacctctttagagatgattttgatgagggaacagtgttataacatggtacaataccccctctttaaatacagCAGTTCATAGCTCCTCCTATAGGACACAAGAGGGAACAACACTTTTACTGTACAGAGGCTCAAACCACTGAGCCACCTGCCACCTCACTGTCCAGGTCAAAATCGGATGTGTCCAGAGAAATGATGAGACTgtcccacatgtttaacactgtgAGCTGGGACTGACAGGCGTTTGGACGTatctagtttaaaaacacgagCACATTCACATAAAgaagtctactactactactactactactacattataACTAATAGAGTGAATCTAATGTGCAGTTACTGAAGCCTGAATcaagtgctggtttagtcctttgtttttcctctggtcttgtcctgcttcagtccttggtttagttctgttttagtcctgggttagtcctggtttattccttctTTAGCGGTCTACACTCCCTCATTATAACCAATAGAGTAAATCTAATGTGCTGTTATTGAAGCCTAAAtcaagtcctgctttagacctggtttagtcctggtttagtccctggtttagtcctggtttaaccctagtttagtccctggtttagtcctggtttagtcctggttaagtcctgctttagggGTGTACTCTCCCTCATTATAACCAATAGAGTAAATCTAATGTGCCGTTACTGAAGCCTGCAGTCCCTGAGTGACACATGGGGTCACATCTGGACAGCTGCAGCTGCTCAGccttaaataacattacactaTTACACTATCACACATGTAAAGGATGTGTGTGAACTTACACAGAGAAGCCAAGTGTGAACAGAGGAACAGCCACTTAAGACTCATGTAAAATAAAGCTCATGTACAAGTCTCCCTGTGGACTAGCACCTatacatgttagtgccatatgaaccgtcctcctgatttagttctggttcagttctggtttagtcctggtttagtcctggtttagtcccggtttagtccttgggttagtcctggttaagtgcctggtttagtccctgatccAGTCCCTGTTTTGGTTCATTAATCACTGCTGGAAAAGGCAGTTAATTGGATCTCACCAGTGGAATATGTCTCGttatacttaaaataaaaaacattaaattggctgatttattttttgccaagGCTGAAAATACTTTAAACTGCAACctgctgtttctctgtgttctcCTGTCCACCTCTTTACTGGTGCTGCATCTGTGTGTCTCTGCCCAGTCCTGACATTGAcccttaaagtggaactaaccacttaatccacttttttccactattaaactgtgtacatggGGTTTAAACAGCACTATCTACTGTTCCTGTtcctttttggttattttagtgcaaactaggtacattaggatatttctggtcaaaaacatctGAATCTACGTTTGTGCTGCTCTCATTGACCACTGcagtttcaagtactatgtgacatcacacagaattgtgctgctgacagtcaggtgtttctgattacaaacaggGGGTGGAATTTGAAGTGTGGAtgccaatcacactgttccttatacatCCAGACTtgaatggcttacacttgtaatgcactttacagacttgtcaaagcctctcaaagtgctacactatagtctttagtcattcatttccacacttggtgatggtaaggtactattgtagccacagctgccctggggcagactgacggaagcgaggctgccaatctgcgccatcggcccctcctaCCACCACCAATCAgtcgcacacacaccactgtcACCCCCCAGATGCAGATGATGCCAAAAGTTTTTATCGTAgcgataaaaacacctgtatttcaataaatgcataagataagtttGGTGTCtgttgtggaacattataggcaaagcaataacatctccatggagaccgcAGGTGGAGgaaccttcaccagaaaagttgcattgaataatgtttttaaaatgtatttggttcTTTAAAATAGTGGTATGCAAACAGTAGTAAACACTATATCTTCTGAATGctgaaatgtcctcaaaatggcatctgtaaacaggaagttgaaccTCATGTTTCCCTCAGCCTCCCCCTGTGCGATTTCACGTGGTCATTCCTTTTAGCGTTGATGATGTTAGCGTGACACAGGCTAATCAGCTAATCTGCGGCAGCTACAGGCTTTGTGCTTTGTTTGTCTGAAAGCAGCGATGAGTCACCccagcaacaaaacaaaacattttattaaacaaCGAAAACAACAACGACCCGAGATGATCCAGTCCACAAAACAAGTCCAACACAACTCATTTAGAGAGGGCGTTCGTTTAGGGAGagtctgatgatgtcatgatttcaggtggaggtcaggggtcaatataactctatgggagagtcactgtttttgaaagaaatctcttATTGTTGAACCTTCACTTTATTAGTTtgggactggctccacaaacttgtcatattaatgtttatggtttaaagtcctttcaactggcAATACTCACATCTTTGAGGTTGATTAATGACACCACTTTATAAAGTGATTGTGAACAAAATAATTCACTTCGGTTGATTTAtcctgacagagaagacatttaaatttgtgccagtttttgtttcatgtggataggctcagtaattacagagatattaaccataaaccaggtcgacacatctgcagtctgacagttacacagtcgATTCATGTTATGGCTTtaagcttcctgtttatagccgccattttgagtacttttaatATTCTAAAGAAAGAACAGAAgaacagaaacatgcaaactccatacaAAAGGCTTAGTCCATCCTAGAACTGAACCTGGAGCCACCTTACTGTGAGGCGAGAGAGCTATTCAAAACATCTAAATCTACAGCCGTACTTCAGTCTAGGGCTGAATcattaaagtggaggtattctgccattttttttttagctttctcccatgttattatgttgttccctcatcaaaatcatgccTAAAGAGGTTGTAGACGTCAtcgatgcatgtttgagtaatctagcgatctctcctggacccTGTTCGACCCATCCATATGGTGAGGTGTAAGATTCAGTACAAAGCTCCACCCATatgcctacatcacccatgctcccacacgacaattctacataaatatacaaaaacatgatacaaaactgtacaacaacttcacaaacctgatgtgatgtgtcattattgggatgcagctgattgtgttgtaatagtgctctgaagggggagtgacttagagcaGAGAGCAAGTGAAgtgaagtgaaacttataaaacatgctaatacgtttttggcaaatatagcattttcaaaacaataaaagaggtaatctaaatatgttatgtgttagcagttaatagaagtaaaatacctctttaaataaaaaaaatgtgatgcTCCTGTAGTACAGCACTTtctgttttacacatttaacacacttCTTCAGATCTTGAACATTTGAGAGGAATCTTTATCTGTCATCTTAATTAGTCAAACAGTCAAACTTCAGTGCACATGAAACATCTgacctgatgccctccctgtggtCTCCGGCTGAACGAGCACACGGCTGcttcacactgctcctctgagCGTCTCGTGCAaatcatgctaatgctaatgctgatgctaatgctaatatccATCTGTGCTCTGCAGGTTTACACTGTTTATCATTATCCACCTTCGTCTGGACATGCCACAGACGCACTCAACTCAGAAATGAAAAGATCAGATGGATTTCATTTGTGTTGATGTTTATGAACACATAGAAGCTCACACTGAGTGTATGTAAaccatagccacagctgccctgggacagactgacacaagtgagactgccaatctgcactaATGGCCCCtgtaagtactgtacttacgtataaatttgaggtatctgtactttacttaagtagattttttctgaaaaggctgaaggtttatttttaacatggtcataatttgagcaaacaaaaatatacaaataaaaacagaaaaaaactattcagttgtttctgttgaacaaaattcagctcaaatctttatcaaaatcactacatttgaagctttattaaatctc harbors:
- the marchf9 gene encoding E3 ubiquitin-protein ligase MARCHF9, whose protein sequence is MFKYRIRMFFNELKVLVFMRSDTRQSDTERRPNGTTTTTTMRDLGLGMGDCGCMPPFVDCHSRDDEEEYYGSDPRPRSLAFEDKEPNKLQVGLDSVSLASTASSLRTPQCRICFQGPEQGELLSPCRCDGSVRCTHQPCLIRWISERGSWSCELCYFKYQVLAISTKNPLQWQAISLTVIEKVQIAAIILGSLFLIASISWLIWSSLSPSAKWQRQDLLFQICYGMYGFMDIVCIGLIIHEGSSVYRIFKRWQAVNQQWKVLNYEKSKDLGDPLSSGGKGGARGGRSGTLGSGLGGSSGGQRRRRRLRTILDHHCGYTILHILSQLRPQDTRLGAGANREVVMRVTTV